A single window of Mangifera indica cultivar Alphonso chromosome 18, CATAS_Mindica_2.1, whole genome shotgun sequence DNA harbors:
- the LOC123201346 gene encoding protein translation factor SUI1 homolog: protein MVDRDFQIPSSFDPFSEAKKSENSKGGYVHLRVQQRNGKKSITTVEGLNQNLSYTKILKDLKKEFCCNGNVVQDKNLGKVIQLQGDQRTNVLNFLVKEKLVEKSQIKVHGF, encoded by the coding sequence ATGGTTGACAGAGACTTTCAGATACCATCATCCTTTGATCCATTTTCTGAGGCCAAAAAGTCAGAAAATTCCAAAGGAGGCTATGTTCATCTCCGGGTTCAGCAGAGGAATGGGAAGAAAAGCATAACCACTGTTGAAGGCCTTAACCAGAATCTCAGCTACACCAAGATCCTGAAAGACCTCAAGAAAGAGTTCTGCTGTAATGGAAATGTTGTCCAGGACAAAAACCTTGGCAAGGTGATTCAGCTTCAGGGCGATCAGCGCACCAATGTTTTAAACTTCCTTGTCAAAGAAAAGCTTGTGGAGAAGAGCCAGATCAAGGTTCATGGTTTTTAA
- the LOC123201345 gene encoding AUGMIN subunit 4: protein MVKSLQGGDQNLPADVSQVIDLLERHCLAPDGSLVSKSAFYDLQHAREEMSRERLRYLEAMAIYCEATAMVEGYQQGVSVASLGGIRDVQGLYSQLGLKNSPQVYETLEHRLVVAEAAQRLRLPLISKDGDILEEEIEKWSTISRSSLDSTSTSVTINSSSTSMNYANSLVNSTTSVNALGSNDSEPGVGGVPNRFLGITPTYLWQSQLQQTPLTVDMAEYQISVCHEIEARLKAKCDKLADAFIDDIDSSSGSHASSARLPERVKMIIEEIEREEAALREDLYSADRKFAEYYNVLEQILGVLIKLVKDLKLQHQHKYDELQKTWLCKRCETMSAKLRVLEHVLLLGTYTQESIPALHKIRKYLVEATEEASVAYNKAVTRLREYQGVDPRFDNIARQYHDIVKKLENMQWTIHQVEMDLKQLPDASST, encoded by the exons ATGGTAAAGAGTTTACAAGGTGGAGATCAAAACCTCCCGGCAGACGTCAGCCAAGTGATTGATCTGCTGGAACGCCACTGTTTGGCTCCTGATGGCTCTCTCGTATCCAAATCCGCCTTCTACGATCTCCAACAC gCGCGAGAAGAAATGTCTAGAGAGAGGTTGCGGTATTTAGAAGCCATg GCAATTTACTGTGAAGCAACTGCTATGGTGGAGGGTTATCAACAAGGTGTTTCGGTTGCTAGTCTTGGAGGCATTCGTGATGTTCAGGGACTATACTCACAACTTGGTTTGAAGAACTCTCCTCAG GTTTATGAGACTTTAGAGCACAGGTTGGTTGTTGCAGAAGCAGCGCAAAGGCTGAGACTTCCACTTATATCAAAAGATGGTGACATTCTtgaggaagaaattgaaaagtGGAGTACAATTTCACGCAGTTCGCTTGATAGTACAAGCACCAGTGTCACAATCAACTCTAGCTCTACCTCAATGAATTATGCCAATAGTTTGGTGAACAGCACCACAAGTGTGAATGCCCTTGGCTCTAATGATTCCGAACCTGGAGTTGGTGGTGTTCCTAATCGCTTTCTTGGCATAACCCCTACTTATTTGTGGCAATCTCAGCTCCAACAAACACCATTGACTGTG GATATGGCAGAATATCAGATATCTGTTTGCCATGAGATTGAAGCACGTCTAAAAGCTAAATGTGATAAGTTAGCAGATGCCTTCATTGATGACATTG ATTCATCTTCTGGTAGTCATGCATCAAGTGCTCGTCTTCCTGAAAG GGTTAAGATGATAATTGAAGAGATTGAAAGGGAGGAAGCAGCTTTGCGTGAGGACCTTTACTCAGCAGATAGAAAATTTGCTGAGTATTACAAT GTCTTGGAACAAATACTTGGAGTGCTCATTAAACTTGTCAAAGATTTGAAGTTGCAACATCAACACAAATAT GATGAACTTCAAAAAACTTGGCTGTGTAAAAGGTGTGAGACCATGAGTGCAAAACTAAG GGTTCTGGAGCATGTTCTCCTCCTTGGAACTTATACTCAGGAATCAATACCAGCCCTGCATAAAATAAG GAAATATCTTGTTGAGGCTACTGAAGAGGCTTCAGTTGCATATAATAAAGCG GTCACACGTCTTCGTGAGTATCAGGGTGTTGATCCACGCTTTGATAATATTGCGAGGCAGTACCATGACATTGTAAAG AAACTGGAAAATATGCAATGGACAATCCACCAAGTCGAGATGGACCTCAAACAGTTACCAGACGCCTCGAGCACTTGA
- the LOC123202037 gene encoding uncharacterized protein LOC123202037, with the protein MEINRAAKDIKSSFKKLDLNTSNSLNKPDKNPRNPLKKPHLNFRSSREKAKPPSLVGLCLGVIGKHLEDIIEDLGEIAASFPADIKIAIAAIARRRKLLSDNVITSLADSSWKVLDISGSDVSDSGLGNVAKMSKSLRAVDISHCNNITAAGVSELVQHCHSLETLRCGGSLRSEHTARRCLSVLKPSLNDLEGDSWEELVTTEIGHGAQSLRWLVWPKIDSDSLEMLSTECPRIIVNPKPSPFGVRGFELPQEAYPDIVLDEPYLKDIDPITWAVRGLVPRVATPVSNPNELSVAEKFRLAFVERDTRLAPKRAKNARQHQRRAEKEWMMENTSAKAIALASKYSKYLNSRK; encoded by the exons atggaAATAAACAGAGCTGCGAAGGATATAAAGAGCTCCTTCAAGAAACTCGATTTGAATACCAGTAATTCGTTGAACAAACCCGATAAGAATCCCAGGAATCCCTTGAAGAAACCCCATCTAAATTTCA GATCATCTCGCGAGAAGGCAAAGCCACCAAGTTTAGTTGGGTTGTGTCTTGGAGTTATTGGCAAGCATTTGGAAGATATTATTGAGGATTTGGGTGAGATTGCAGCTAGCTTTCCGGCTGATATTAAG ATAGCAATTGCTGCTATTGCCCGAAGAAGAAAGTTACTATCAGACAATGTTATTACTTCTTTAGCTGACAGTTCCTGGAAAGTTCTTGATATTTCTGGTTCGGATGTTTCTGACTCTGGTTTAGGGAATGTGGCTAAAATGTCTAAATCTCTAAGAGCAGTGGATATAAG CCACTGCAACAATATTACTGCTGCTGGTGTTTCTGAACTCGTGCAGCACTGCCATTCACTGGAGACATTGAGATGTGG AGGGTCCCTAAGGAGTGAGCACACTGCACGAAGATGCTTGAGTGTATTAAAACCAAGCCTGAACGATCTGGAGGGGGATTCCTGGGAGGAACTTGTTACTACAGAGATTGGTCATGGTGCACAGTCATTACGATGGCTTGTGTGG CCGAAGATTGATAGCGATTCATTGGAGATGTTGTCCACAGAATGTCCACGCATTATTGTAAATCCCAAGCCATCACCATTTGGCGTCAGAGGATTTGAGTTACCGCAGGAAGCATATCCAGACATTGTGTTGGATGAGCCATATCTGAAGGACATTGATCCCATAACATGGGCAGTACGTGGACTTGTACCAAGGGTGGCGACTCCTGTGTCAAACCCCAACGAGTTGTCTGTGGCTGAAAAGTTTAGACTTGCCTTTGTGGAAAGGGACACACGTCTGGCACCAAAACGAGCTAAGAACGCAAGACAACATCAACGGCGTGCTGAGAAAGAGTGGATGATGGAAAACACAAGTGCCAAGGCCATAGCTCTGGCTTCGAAATATAGCAAATATCTTAACAGCCGGAAGTAG